The DNA sequence CATACATCGTCGCGATCTTCAAGATTTGTGCAAGTTGAAGGGCGGTTCCTGGCGCACCCGGAATAGGGTGGTCGTGGCAGGGCAGGCTTAATTCGAGGATTTCTCGAATTCCTTCCAAGCGAGGAATATGCTCGATGAGCTTTACACCCACAAGCGGAAGCTGCTCGATCTGCTTTTGCTCGGGAAAGGTCAAGTCCTTGCCCAGGCAGATTCGATCCATCAGTTCGTGAGGCAAAGTAATCAACCCAAGTTGAGCGACCACCGCCGCGATTTCAACTTGCCAGCGGTTTTCCAAGTGCAATTTTGCACCCATGTCCCGCACCGTCTTCTTGATGCGATTAGCACGCCCAAACAGATTCGGGCTGATCAATCCCATAACATCTGCCATCGCCGAAATGCTGCCGAGAAGCGTCTTCTCTAGCAGAACCTTTTCCGCCGTCATCAACCGATGTTGTTGGTAAGCCGCCTGAAAGGAACTTATGAGCTCCGGCGGCGCGCAAGGCTTTTTCAGAAATCGGAAAATATGCCCCTCATTGACGGCCAGAATGGCCGAATTGAGGTCTGTCTCACCGGTTAAGAGCATGCGGACGGTTGACGGATGCGATGTCGAGACCTGTTGTAGGAATTCGGCTCCGTTCATGTTCGGCATTCGCATGTCCGATAGCACCACGGCCACA is a window from the Armatimonadota bacterium genome containing:
- a CDS encoding response regulator, translating into MKPTILCVDDEPMILDSLALTLGRQFDVLTATSGAEGLEILQRKPDVAVVLSDMRMPNMNGAEFLQQVSTSHPSTVRMLLTGETDLNSAILAVNEGHIFRFLKKPCAPPELISSFQAAYQQHRLMTAEKVLLEKTLLGSISAMADVMGLISPNLFGRANRIKKTVRDMGAKLHLENRWQVEIAAVVAQLGLITLPHELMDRICLGKDLTFPEQKQIEQLPLVGVKLIEHIPRLEGIREILELSLPCHDHPIPGAPGTALQLAQILKIATMYERFTSTGSTAEEAIQRLGHFGNEFDLSLLEILGQVCHDTEESGDQTALPASKLRVDMVILEDIVLPNGSLFAPRGYRVTESLVERIRNFGDSAFAKPIRVQVLSKSEAA